Proteins encoded in a region of the Paenibacillus sp. E222 genome:
- a CDS encoding LysR family transcriptional regulator: MFEELNAFAAVVEQSSLNRASKLLNLSQPALSRKISKLEDELGVALFHRRGKRLELTSVGQFAYTFAVEQKQQQQKFLTMLAQYKDEEQSSITLGASLTTLQTTLPPLVNAFMEKHPNAEIKLVTGKTHEIVSFVRDKKADVGIVASSISEAGLNCVPLFDDHLELVVPLTHPLSGKEAGMEHLQDLPMITFSKGTWYRKLTDDLFQRCAVMPDIRMEIDSFEAIVRLLPTCKAAALLPKSYLRPQLLADNDLVSVYLPQLQQTRRTTCMIYGEKENLSQTSRQWVRETAALFTAKAPLPSRRTTTP; the protein is encoded by the coding sequence ATGTTCGAGGAATTAAACGCTTTTGCGGCGGTTGTAGAGCAGTCCAGTCTGAACCGTGCATCGAAATTGCTGAATCTGTCACAGCCCGCGCTGTCTCGCAAAATCTCCAAATTGGAGGATGAGCTCGGCGTAGCGCTCTTTCATCGCCGTGGTAAACGACTCGAATTAACCAGCGTAGGCCAGTTCGCCTACACTTTCGCGGTAGAGCAGAAACAGCAGCAACAAAAATTTCTGACCATGCTGGCCCAGTACAAGGACGAAGAACAAAGCTCCATTACACTTGGAGCCAGTCTGACAACGCTTCAAACCACGTTGCCGCCGCTGGTAAATGCCTTTATGGAGAAACATCCGAATGCGGAAATCAAACTGGTGACGGGGAAAACGCATGAAATTGTCTCTTTTGTGCGGGATAAAAAAGCTGATGTAGGCATCGTTGCCTCTTCTATTAGTGAAGCCGGGCTGAACTGTGTGCCGCTCTTTGATGATCATCTGGAGCTGGTTGTGCCTTTAACGCATCCCCTATCGGGTAAAGAAGCCGGAATGGAGCATTTGCAAGATCTGCCGATGATTACGTTCTCCAAAGGAACCTGGTATCGCAAATTAACCGACGACCTGTTCCAGCGCTGCGCCGTAATGCCGGATATTCGCATGGAGATTGACTCCTTTGAAGCGATTGTCCGTCTTCTGCCTACCTGCAAAGCAGCAGCCCTGTTGCCCAAGTCGTACCTCCGCCCTCAATTGCTTGCGGACAATGACCTCGTCTCGGTATATCTGCCGCAGCTGCAACAGACACGGCGCACAACCTGCATGATCTATGGGGAAAAGGAAAACCTCAGCCAGACCTCCAGACAGTGGGTCAGGGAAACGGCTGCCCTCTTTACAGCAAAGGCGCCGCTGCCCTCACGGAGGACAACGACGCCTTAG
- a CDS encoding metallophosphoesterase, with protein sequence MERIAIVSDIHGNMTAWEAVLKDIRSRGLKRIFCLGDLVGKGPDPVQVVDLVRETCEHVIRGNWDELVAVNQDNENFTWQAKRLGKERLAYLESLPFSHQLELSGRTIRLVHASPQSVYHRVQPWDEIEKRLAMFEPPADEPEFGVADVVGYGDVHNAYLQFMNGKMLFNAGSVGNPLDFTQASYCILEGEDSNDRNTPFNLQFVRVPYDIEQEVKAAQQAQVPSLDFYIRELRTGVYRGLQTD encoded by the coding sequence ATGGAACGAATTGCGATTGTATCCGATATTCATGGCAACATGACTGCTTGGGAAGCGGTATTAAAAGATATTCGAAGTCGCGGATTGAAGCGAATCTTTTGTCTTGGCGACCTCGTTGGCAAGGGGCCTGATCCGGTACAGGTTGTAGATCTGGTGAGAGAGACATGTGAGCACGTCATCCGTGGCAACTGGGATGAGTTGGTTGCGGTTAATCAGGACAACGAGAATTTTACTTGGCAAGCGAAGCGGCTGGGTAAGGAGCGATTGGCATATCTGGAGAGCTTGCCTTTTAGCCACCAATTAGAGCTGAGTGGTCGTACGATCCGCTTGGTGCATGCCTCTCCTCAAAGTGTATATCACCGTGTACAGCCGTGGGATGAGATCGAGAAAAGGTTAGCGATGTTCGAGCCTCCGGCAGATGAGCCTGAGTTCGGTGTGGCGGATGTCGTGGGATATGGCGATGTGCATAACGCATACTTGCAGTTTATGAATGGGAAAATGCTGTTCAATGCAGGCAGTGTGGGTAACCCGCTTGATTTTACCCAGGCTTCTTATTGTATCCTTGAAGGAGAGGACAGCAATGATCGGAATACCCCGTTCAATCTTCAATTTGTAAGGGTTCCTTATGATATTGAGCAGGAAGTAAAGGCTGCTCAGCAGGCTCAGGTGCCTTCGCTTGATTTCTATATCCGAGAGCTTCGTACAGGCGTTTATCGCGGGCTGCAAACGGATTAG
- a CDS encoding metallophosphoesterase, with translation MGETPREGSKISPPQRSQYGSDSENPIFPGEEKDHDPSRRSFLLRMIFMTASASLLTGGYAWLWEPRHLEIKHVELKLPKFPKAFEGLRVIQFSDAHLGFHTGLKQMEKLAETIREQQPDLICFTGDMVEREAEPMRECIPALASMQAKYGKYAVLGNHDYRGHQQHEVELMFKEAGFTLLRNSHVLIERGDSRIAIAGLDDALTGRPDPVAAMKGLSREVWKLLLMHEPDYADIAAPYGFGLQLSGHSHGGQVRFPWIGALTTPRGSLKYIQGLYYAGDKHMPVYVNRGFGMTQLPIRFLCRPELTVFELKG, from the coding sequence ATGGGAGAAACACCGCGTGAGGGCAGCAAGATCTCGCCGCCCCAGCGCTCACAGTATGGATCTGATTCGGAGAACCCCATTTTTCCCGGGGAGGAAAAGGATCATGATCCCTCCCGGCGAAGTTTTTTGCTGCGCATGATCTTCATGACGGCGAGTGCCAGTTTGCTCACAGGAGGATACGCCTGGTTATGGGAGCCTCGTCATCTGGAGATCAAGCATGTTGAATTGAAATTGCCCAAGTTTCCAAAAGCATTCGAGGGACTGCGTGTAATTCAGTTCAGTGATGCACATCTAGGATTCCATACGGGGCTGAAACAAATGGAGAAGCTGGCTGAAACGATACGGGAGCAGCAGCCTGATCTGATTTGTTTTACCGGAGATATGGTTGAACGGGAAGCAGAACCGATGCGTGAATGTATTCCTGCACTGGCTTCAATGCAAGCGAAGTATGGCAAATATGCCGTATTGGGGAACCATGATTACCGAGGCCATCAGCAGCATGAAGTGGAGCTGATGTTTAAAGAGGCCGGGTTCACGCTTCTTCGAAACAGCCATGTTCTGATTGAGCGAGGGGATTCACGTATTGCGATAGCAGGTTTGGATGACGCGCTTACGGGCAGACCTGATCCTGTTGCAGCCATGAAGGGATTGAGTAGAGAGGTCTGGAAACTGCTGCTTATGCATGAGCCCGATTATGCAGACATTGCAGCACCTTATGGTTTCGGACTACAGCTCTCTGGACACAGTCATGGCGGGCAGGTGCGTTTTCCCTGGATTGGGGCACTGACTACACCAAGAGGTTCACTAAAGTATATTCAAGGGTTATATTACGCAGGGGATAAGCATATGCCTGTCTATGTGAACCGTGGCTTTGGCATGACCCAACTGCCGATTCGCTTTTTGTGCAGGCCGGAATTGACTGTTTTTGAACTAAAGGGTTAA
- a CDS encoding succinate dehydrogenase cytochrome b558 subunit — MKGFYSRKLHSLLGVIPLSLFFIEHMVTNFSAVEGGKEGFNDAVAFLNGLPLVIVLETLLIWLPLFYHGVYGLYIAYQAKPNVGRFGNERNWRYTLQRVSGVITFVFVIWHIWETRFQVALGNVTHEELGGVIHGIVMNPVTFILYLISVVAASYHFANGLWSFLVSWGITVGPRAQRVSSYICMSLFAIVALMFIASLLAFRSMDFQVATSMIDAVKTVLI; from the coding sequence ATGAAAGGGTTTTACTCCAGAAAGCTGCACTCCTTGCTTGGCGTCATTCCGCTCAGTCTGTTTTTCATTGAGCATATGGTGACGAACTTCTCGGCAGTTGAAGGCGGCAAAGAAGGCTTTAACGATGCAGTTGCATTTCTGAATGGCCTGCCGCTCGTAATTGTACTTGAAACGCTTCTCATCTGGTTGCCGCTGTTCTATCACGGTGTATATGGTTTGTACATTGCCTATCAGGCCAAGCCTAACGTGGGACGTTTTGGCAATGAGCGCAACTGGCGCTATACGTTGCAGCGCGTCAGCGGTGTCATTACGTTTGTGTTCGTCATCTGGCATATTTGGGAGACTCGTTTCCAGGTTGCGCTGGGGAATGTCACACACGAAGAGCTTGGCGGTGTCATACACGGCATCGTGATGAACCCGGTAACGTTTATTTTGTATCTGATCAGTGTGGTTGCGGCATCCTATCACTTTGCCAACGGTTTGTGGTCGTTTCTGGTTAGCTGGGGAATTACCGTCGGTCCGCGTGCGCAGCGTGTATCTTCCTACATTTGCATGAGCTTGTTTGCTATTGTAGCTCTCATGTTTATTGCATCGCTGCTTGCTTTCCGGAGCATGGATTTCCAGGTAGCCACTTCGATGATTGACGCAGTTAAAACAGTTCTGATTTAA
- the sdhB gene encoding succinate dehydrogenase iron-sulfur subunit — MTDTATAKKTVKFIITRQDSPESSSYNEEFELPYRPGMNVISALMEIQRNPVNTEGKSIAPVCWESNCLEEVCGACSMVINGKPRQACAALIDKLEQPVRIEPMKTFPVVRDLVIDRTRMFNALKRVKAWIPIDGTYDLGPGPRMPEKKRQWAYELSKCMTCGVCLEACPNVNEKTDFIGPAALSQVRLFNAHPTGEMNAEDRLEALMEDGGIEGCGNSQNCVRSCPKGIPLTTSIAEMNKQTTKHMFKRWLGV, encoded by the coding sequence ATGACGGACACAGCTACAGCAAAAAAAACCGTCAAGTTTATCATCACCCGTCAGGACAGCCCGGAGTCATCTTCGTACAACGAAGAGTTTGAGCTTCCGTACCGTCCCGGCATGAACGTTATTAGCGCCCTGATGGAGATCCAGCGGAACCCGGTTAATACAGAAGGCAAGTCCATTGCCCCTGTCTGCTGGGAATCGAACTGTCTCGAAGAAGTCTGTGGAGCATGCTCCATGGTCATCAACGGCAAACCGCGTCAAGCGTGTGCTGCCCTGATCGACAAGCTCGAACAGCCGGTTCGCATTGAACCGATGAAAACCTTCCCGGTGGTTCGTGACCTCGTCATCGACCGTACCCGGATGTTTAACGCCCTGAAACGGGTTAAAGCGTGGATTCCGATTGACGGTACCTATGACCTCGGTCCAGGTCCGCGGATGCCTGAGAAGAAACGTCAGTGGGCTTATGAGCTGTCCAAATGTATGACATGTGGTGTATGCCTCGAGGCTTGCCCGAACGTCAATGAAAAGACAGACTTTATCGGTCCGGCTGCTCTTTCTCAAGTACGTCTGTTCAATGCTCACCCAACAGGGGAGATGAACGCTGAAGACCGCTTGGAAGCACTTATGGAAGACGGAGGTATTGAGGGCTGTGGTAACTCGCAGAACTGCGTACGCTCTTGTCCAAAAGGGATTCCATTGACAACTTCCATTGCCGAAATGAACAAACAAACGACCAAACATATGTTTAAACGCTGGTTGGGCGTGTAA
- the sdhA gene encoding succinate dehydrogenase flavoprotein subunit: MASSNVIIVGGGLAGLMAAIKSAEAGVHVHLFSLVPVKRSHSVCAQGGINGAVNTKGEGDSPWVHFDDTVYGGDFLANQPPVKAMCEAAPGIIHLMDRMGVMFNRTPEGLLDFRRFGGTKHHRTAFAGATTGQQLLYALDEQVRRWEAAGLVTKYENWEFLQAVIDDEGICRGIVAQDLKTMKVQTFPAEAVILASGGPGIIFGKTTNSVINTGTAASAVYQQGVNYANGEFIQIHPTAIPGDDKLRLMSESARGEGGRIWTYKDGKPWYFLEEKYPSYGNLVPRDIATREIFSVCVDMGLGVNGENMVYLDLSHKDPKELDVKLGGIIEIYEKFMGDDPRKIPMKIFPAVHYSMGGMWVDYNQMTNIPGLFAAGECEYQYHGANRLGANSLVSAIYGGMVAGPKAVEYIKGLKKSSADISSSVFDGYAKRQTDKYEGILNMQGNENAYVIHKELGEWMTANMTVVRYNDKLEATIGKIKELKERYGKINMYDTSGWNNPGAAFTRQLWNMLELAEAMTLGALLRNESRGAHYKPDFTERNDEEFLKTTIASWSKEGPKISYEPVDVSLIPPRIRDYSKD, from the coding sequence ATGGCATCATCTAATGTAATTATTGTGGGCGGAGGTCTCGCGGGATTGATGGCGGCGATCAAATCGGCTGAAGCCGGAGTCCATGTTCATTTATTTTCACTGGTTCCCGTTAAAAGATCCCACTCCGTATGTGCCCAGGGCGGTATCAACGGTGCTGTAAATACCAAGGGTGAGGGCGACTCCCCATGGGTACACTTTGACGATACCGTATATGGCGGTGACTTTTTGGCGAATCAGCCTCCAGTCAAAGCGATGTGTGAAGCGGCACCAGGCATCATTCACTTGATGGACCGGATGGGCGTAATGTTTAACCGGACACCGGAAGGTTTGCTTGATTTCCGTCGTTTCGGCGGAACGAAGCATCACCGTACAGCGTTTGCCGGTGCAACGACAGGACAACAATTGCTCTACGCGTTGGATGAGCAGGTGCGTCGCTGGGAAGCGGCCGGTCTCGTGACCAAGTATGAGAACTGGGAGTTCCTGCAGGCAGTTATTGATGACGAAGGCATCTGCCGCGGGATTGTAGCACAGGATCTGAAAACGATGAAGGTACAAACGTTCCCGGCAGAAGCAGTTATTCTGGCGAGCGGCGGCCCTGGCATTATTTTCGGTAAAACAACCAACTCGGTTATCAATACAGGTACTGCCGCAAGTGCGGTGTATCAGCAAGGTGTAAATTACGCGAACGGTGAGTTCATTCAGATTCACCCGACAGCCATTCCAGGCGATGACAAGCTGCGTCTGATGTCCGAATCGGCTCGTGGTGAAGGTGGACGGATCTGGACGTACAAAGACGGTAAACCTTGGTACTTCCTCGAAGAGAAGTATCCGTCATACGGTAACCTTGTTCCGCGTGATATCGCGACGCGCGAAATTTTCAGCGTCTGCGTGGATATGGGCCTCGGCGTGAACGGCGAGAACATGGTCTACCTTGACCTGTCACACAAAGATCCGAAGGAGCTGGATGTGAAGCTCGGCGGAATCATTGAGATCTATGAGAAGTTCATGGGTGATGACCCACGCAAAATCCCGATGAAAATCTTCCCGGCAGTGCATTATTCCATGGGCGGCATGTGGGTAGATTATAACCAAATGACCAACATTCCAGGACTGTTCGCAGCTGGTGAATGTGAATACCAATATCATGGTGCGAACCGTCTCGGTGCGAATTCCCTGGTATCGGCAATCTACGGTGGTATGGTGGCTGGACCGAAAGCGGTTGAATATATTAAAGGACTCAAAAAATCGTCCGCAGATATCAGTTCTTCTGTATTCGATGGTTATGCCAAGCGCCAAACTGATAAATACGAAGGCATCCTGAACATGCAGGGCAATGAAAATGCTTATGTCATTCACAAAGAGCTTGGCGAGTGGATGACGGCGAACATGACGGTGGTACGCTACAACGATAAGCTGGAAGCGACTATCGGCAAAATCAAGGAATTGAAAGAGCGCTACGGCAAAATCAACATGTACGACACTTCTGGTTGGAACAACCCGGGTGCAGCATTTACCCGCCAGCTGTGGAATATGCTTGAACTGGCAGAAGCGATGACGTTGGGCGCACTGCTGCGTAACGAAAGCCGTGGAGCGCACTACAAACCGGATTTCACCGAACGGAATGACGAGGAATTCCTGAAAACAACGATCGCAAGTTGGTCGAAGGAAGGTCCAAAAATTTCGTACGAGCCTGTAGACGTTTCCCTGATCCCACCACGGATCCGGGACTACTCGAAGGATTAA